The following are encoded together in the Flammeovirga agarivorans genome:
- a CDS encoding caspase family protein: MATLTANSQTIFPDEFNQEGNERFPSITSDGKTLLFARENSEGFDFYLSNKVDGKFMPPTQLVIPKDMPYPTSPMISYDGRWIYFSAINGENGSDLYRIKRWGRRLGKPELLPEIINSGGYEMFPSITKNGDGLYFTRLKEGSDPMNLQYAIYYASIDKKGNFGEPVKLPEPVNLYSEKEPRIMPDGKTLVFLSKISDESFDYEVMYVTKSDDGSWSDPMPMVALNNGGSPHSPCIDGIAKKAYYSKDGSLAYIDMSKVFTSGLKEEDQMGEAHASVEKSRSGDQADESKTAEQQKQEDTQPKISPFSDLGFDIVEYKPQPVYRAVIIGINQYQDEKIANLDKPEGDAASIEEILVSNYTFPRENVISLKSPTREQIIETLDNLMEVSTENDHILIFYAGHGHWDPRRKAGYWLPSDAKAKSTANWVRNSTIKEYIASYRAKHVLLVSDACFSGGIFKTRAAFDDAEKSIKSLEKLPSRKAMTSGTLKEVPDESVFVKYLQKRLLENTEKYISARSLFDSFRVAVMNNSENVPQFGVINSTGDEGGDFIFIKK; encoded by the coding sequence AATCAGGAAGGCAACGAACGTTTTCCTAGTATTACTTCGGATGGAAAGACATTACTCTTTGCTAGAGAAAATTCTGAAGGTTTTGACTTTTACTTATCCAATAAAGTCGATGGTAAATTTATGCCTCCAACTCAATTAGTTATCCCTAAGGATATGCCGTACCCTACAAGTCCAATGATCAGCTATGATGGTAGATGGATTTATTTCTCAGCCATTAATGGAGAAAATGGATCGGATTTGTATAGAATAAAGCGTTGGGGTAGAAGGTTGGGTAAGCCGGAGTTATTACCTGAAATAATCAATTCAGGTGGTTATGAAATGTTTCCTTCAATTACCAAAAATGGAGATGGCCTTTACTTTACTAGACTTAAAGAAGGATCAGATCCTATGAATTTACAATATGCTATCTACTATGCATCTATTGATAAAAAGGGAAATTTTGGAGAGCCTGTAAAACTTCCTGAACCAGTAAACCTTTACAGTGAGAAAGAACCGAGAATAATGCCTGATGGTAAAACGTTGGTTTTTTTATCTAAGATTAGTGATGAAAGCTTCGATTATGAAGTAATGTATGTGACTAAAAGTGATGATGGCTCTTGGTCTGATCCAATGCCAATGGTTGCTCTAAATAATGGAGGAAGCCCTCATTCTCCTTGTATTGATGGTATTGCGAAAAAGGCATATTATTCTAAAGATGGCTCTTTGGCATACATCGATATGTCTAAAGTATTTACTTCAGGGTTGAAGGAAGAGGATCAGATGGGTGAAGCACATGCATCCGTTGAAAAAAGTCGTAGTGGAGACCAAGCGGATGAAAGCAAGACTGCAGAGCAACAAAAGCAAGAAGATACACAGCCAAAAATCTCACCTTTCTCTGATTTAGGTTTTGATATTGTTGAATATAAACCACAGCCTGTATATAGAGCTGTTATCATAGGTATCAATCAATATCAGGATGAGAAAATAGCTAACTTAGATAAACCAGAAGGAGATGCTGCCTCTATAGAAGAAATATTAGTTTCAAACTATACTTTCCCAAGAGAAAATGTAATCTCTTTAAAGAGCCCTACGAGAGAGCAGATTATTGAAACATTAGATAATTTAATGGAGGTTTCTACTGAAAATGATCATATTCTTATCTTTTATGCGGGGCATGGTCATTGGGACCCAAGAAGAAAAGCAGGGTATTGGTTGCCATCTGATGCTAAGGCAAAAAGTACAGCAAATTGGGTAAGAAACTCAACAATTAAAGAATATATCGCTTCATATAGAGCCAAACATGTTTTGTTGGTTTCTGATGCTTGTTTCTCTGGAGGTATTTTTAAAACTAGGGCAGCTTTTGATGATGCAGAGAAATCGATAAAAAGTTTGGAGAAGTTGCCATCAAGAAAGGCGATGACCAGTGGAACCCTTAAAGAGGTACCGGATGAAAGTGTATTTGTAAAGTATCTACAAAAACGATTGCTAGAAAATACCGAGAAATATATCAGTGCAAGATCATTGTTTGATAGTTTCAGAGTAGCGGTAATGAATAACTCCGAAAATGTACCTCAATTTGGTGTCATTAATTCTACAGGGGATGAAGGTGGAGATTTTATCTTCATCAAAAAGTAA